ATTATTTAATACTATTTTATATCATTCATTGCCTTTTGTGCTGCTGATAAAGCTGAACCCGGTTCAACCTCATATCCAACTTCCAGCAAAGCCATCTCCAATGCAGAAAGGGTTTTTAGTACATCAAACTCATCTACATAGCCCATATGACCTATGCGCATTATCTTGCCTTTTAGATGCTGTTGACCCCCGGCCACCATAATATCGTATTTAATATTTAAAATCTTTCTTACCTTCTCTATATCTATACCTTCTGGTGCTTTTATAGAGGTAATAAGGTCAGACATGTATTTCTCATCGGCAAAAAACTCAAGTCCTAATGCCTCTACACCTGCTCTACAAATATTCGCAAGCCTTTTATGTCTTTTAAATGTATTTTCCAATCCTTCGTCCAATATCATATTGAGCGACTCAGTAGCTGCTATTATAAGGGCTACTGCCGGTGTATATGGAGTAGTGTTTTTATCAAGGGATTTTCTATATGCTAAAAAATCAAAATAAAATTTAGGCATCTTAGACTTTTCTATTGCCGCCCACGCTTTATCGCTAACGCTTACAAATGCCAATCCAGGCGGGAGCATAAGTGCCTTCTGCGAGCCGGCTATTAATATATCGATTCCCCATTCATCAGTCTTTATCTCCAAACCACCTAAAGAGCTTATGGCATCTACTACAAATATACAATCTCTATTTTTTAATATCTCTCCGATGCCCTGTATATCATTTGCTACACCAGTTGATGTTTCATTATGGGTAGCCAACACACCTTTTATATCCTTACCCTTTTCACTATTCAATATCTTTTCTATTTCCTTTGCATCTACACCATTACCCCATGAAATATCCATAGTAATAACATTTAATCCATAAGCCTTTGCTATCTTTACAAATCGATCACCAAATACCCCTGTATTAGCCACCAACACCTTGTCGCCAGGTGAAAATGCATTTATAATAGCAGCCTCCATACCACCTGTTCCAGATGATGCAAGGGTAAGCACATAATTGGATGTTTGAAATACCTTCTTTAATCCGTCGTTCATTTGAGAAAAGAAATACTCAAACTCTTTGGTTCTATGGTGAATAATTGGCCTTTCCATGGCTTCTCTCACCGCATAAGGTACATTTGTGGGACCAGGTGTCATAAGCAACTTATCCCTTTTCATATCAATTCCTCCTCATTTTAAATATTAATTTTGAATATAAAAATCCCGTCCTTTTTCAAGGACGGGATTATAATCGCGTGGTGCCACCTTGTTTTGTCTGTCCATCAAATATCAATGAAGAACAGACCTCAAAAGATATAACGGTCTTACCCGATCATGGTTATTTCCCATGCGGTTCCAAGGTGGATTCAATAAATACTTTAGCAGTTTCCACTCACCACTGCCTCTCTTATAAAAGCATTTATCTACTATTCCTTATCATTACCAGTTTTAACTTAATATTTATTTATAAATAATTGTATATTATGCAAATACTTTTGTCAATACCTTTATGTCCTTTTTTGCAAGTTCCTTTTATTGAACTTGCAACACGTTTTATTGAACAAATATGTTCAGGCTTTATCTCCTAAAATTTCGTCTAATCTTTTCTTTATATTTGCTTCAATGCCAGAATTTTTGGGATAATAATATCTTGCTCCTTCAAGCTCATCTGGCATATATTGCTGTACTGCCCTGCCAGAAGGATAATCATGAGAATATTTATAACCTATTCCATGCCCCATCTCTGCTGCGCCCTTATAATGTGCATCCCTAAGATTCGTTGGAACTTGACCAATTTTCTTCGTTCGTACATCTTTTAATGCCTTTTCTATACCCATATATGCAGAATTTGATTTTGGTGAGCATGCCACCATAAGTGCTGCTTCTGCTAAGATTATGCGACTCTCAGGCCATCCTATAATATGCACCGCCTGTGCAGCTGCTACAGCTACCTGCAAGGCTGCAGGATTTGCAAGACCCACATCCTCAGCTGCCGCTATTATAATACGCCTGGCTATAAACTCCGGACTTTCACCACTCTCTATAAGTCGTGCTAACCAATGGAGCACTGCATCAGGCTCCATATAGTTGCGCATACTTTTTATAAAAGCACTTGCAACATCGTAATGGTTATCTCCATCCTTATCATATTTCAAGGCCTTTTGTTGAATACATTCTTGAGCAACATCCAAATCTATTGTAATATTACCTTCATGATCCTTGTCCGTAGTTAATACAGCTATCTCTATAGCATTTAAGGCTATTCTAGCATCCCCATCGCTCATCATTACAATATGATTGATTGCATCTTCAGAGATATTCACGCTGTAGTTTCCTAGGCCTTTTTCTCTATCCTTTAAAGCTCTACATATGAGTTCCTTTATGTCTCCATCATCCAAAGGTTCAAATTTGAACAAAGTTGTCCTAGATAACAAAGCCTTATTTACTTCAAAATAGGGGTTCTCTGTAGTTGCACCAATGAGTATAATATCTCCATTCTCCACATAGGGCAACAGTACATCCTGCTGAGACTTATTC
This region of Xylanivirga thermophila genomic DNA includes:
- a CDS encoding replication-associated recombination protein A codes for the protein MSQNIPLAARMRATTLEQFVGQKDIVGKGKLLYRAIKADRLSSMIFYGPPGTGKTTLAKIIANETKYPFKQLNAVTAGVKDIREVTAESQNYFLNPKGKTILFFDEIHRLNKSQQDVLLPYVENGDIILIGATTENPYFEVNKALLSRTTLFKFEPLDDGDIKELICRALKDREKGLGNYSVNISEDAINHIVMMSDGDARIALNAIEIAVLTTDKDHEGNITIDLDVAQECIQQKALKYDKDGDNHYDVASAFIKSMRNYMEPDAVLHWLARLIESGESPEFIARRIIIAAAEDVGLANPAALQVAVAAAQAVHIIGWPESRIILAEAALMVACSPKSNSAYMGIEKALKDVRTKKIGQVPTNLRDAHYKGAAEMGHGIGYKYSHDYPSGRAVQQYMPDELEGARYYYPKNSGIEANIKKRLDEILGDKA
- a CDS encoding pyridoxal-phosphate-dependent aminotransferase family protein, encoding MKRDKLLMTPGPTNVPYAVREAMERPIIHHRTKEFEYFFSQMNDGLKKVFQTSNYVLTLASSGTGGMEAAIINAFSPGDKVLVANTGVFGDRFVKIAKAYGLNVITMDISWGNGVDAKEIEKILNSEKGKDIKGVLATHNETSTGVANDIQGIGEILKNRDCIFVVDAISSLGGLEIKTDEWGIDILIAGSQKALMLPPGLAFVSVSDKAWAAIEKSKMPKFYFDFLAYRKSLDKNTTPYTPAVALIIAATESLNMILDEGLENTFKRHKRLANICRAGVEALGLEFFADEKYMSDLITSIKAPEGIDIEKVRKILNIKYDIMVAGGQQHLKGKIMRIGHMGYVDEFDVLKTLSALEMALLEVGYEVEPGSALSAAQKAMNDIK